The Caloenas nicobarica isolate bCalNic1 chromosome Z, bCalNic1.hap1, whole genome shotgun sequence genome has a segment encoding these proteins:
- the CKS2 gene encoding cyclin-dependent kinases regulatory subunit 2: protein MANKQIYYSDKYFDEQYEYRHVMLPRELSKQVPKSHLMSEEEWRRLGVQQSLGWVHYMIHEPEPHILLFRRPLAKDEQK, encoded by the exons ATGGCCAACAAGCAGATCTACTATTCTGACAAGTACTTTGACGAGCAGTACGAGTACCG GCATGTGATGCTGCCAAGAGAACTCTCGAAGCAAGTGCCAAAATCCCATCTAATGTCTGAAGAGGAGTGGAGACGACTTGGTGTTCAGCAAAGCCTTGGCTGGGTTCACTATATGATCCATGAGCCAG aACCGCATATTCTTCTCTTCAGAAGACCTCTTGCAAAGGATGAGCAGAAATGA